Below is a genomic region from Argopecten irradians isolate NY chromosome 14, Ai_NY, whole genome shotgun sequence.
CGTGACGATGcgcatttatacacaggagtaAGACATGTGTATCAATATTTCTTTAGTTCCTCCAAATATGAAGAGCAATAGAAATAAGACAAAATGCGCGCACATTCTAAACAATATAGACAGAAAAGAAAATTCGCTCGCGTTCAGAATCACGCACTTCAATAATGGCACATACGTGTATGTTGACATAAACACGTGACATAATGATAATTACCAGGACAGTTCACTatatacaacacaaaaatataataaacgCAAAAATAATCATATGGTGATATAATCGATCACATATAATTGGTGAGTTATACTCCTCGTACGAAATTATCATACTACAAAAATGTAGTTTGTACAATaactttagataaaatatgttatgtacatatgtatactcTGTATATTACAGACGTATTATGATGATGTACAGGAGTAAGATATGTTTATATCATAGTAAGATATGCTTATATCATAGTAAGATATGCTTATATCATAGTAATATAGCTTAATCATAGTAAATATGCTTATATTAATAGTAAGATATGCTTATATCATAGTAATATATGCTTATATCATAGTAAGATATGCTTATATCATAGTAAGATATGCTTATATCATAGTAAGATATGCTTATATCATAGTAAGATATGCTTATATCATAGTAAGATATGCTTATATCATAGTAAGATATGCTTATATCATAGTAAGATATGCTTATATCATAGTAAGATATGCTTATATCATAGTAAGATATGCTTATATCATAGTAAGATATGCTTATATCATAGTAAGATATGTTTATATCATAGTAAGATATGCTTATATCATAGTAAGATATGTTTATATCATAGTAAGATATGCTTATATCATAGTAAGATATGCTTATATCATAGTAAGATATGTTTATATCATAGTAAGATATGCTTATATCATAGTAAGATATGCTTATATCATAGTAAGATATGCTTATATCATAGTAAGATATGTTTATATCATAGTAAGATATGCTTATATCATAGTAAGATATGTTATATCATAGTAAGATATGCTTATATCATAGTAAGATATGCTTATATCATAGTAAGATATGCTTATATCATAGTAAGATATGCTTATATCATAGTAAGATATGCTTATATCATAGTAAGATATGTTTATATCATAGTAAGATATGCTTATATCATAGTAAGATATGTTTATATCATAGTAAGATATGCTTATATCATAGTAAGATATGTTTATATCATAGTAAGATATGCTTATATCATAGTAAGATATGCTTATATCATAGTAAGATAATGCTTATATCATAGTAAGATATGTTTATATCATAGTAAGATATGCTTATATCATAGTAAGATATGCTTATATCATAGTAAGATATGCTTATATCATAGTAAGATATGTTTATATCATAGTAAGATATGTTTATATCATAGTAAGATATGCTTATATCATAGTAAGATATGTTTATATCATAGTAAGATATGCTTATATCATAGTAAGATATGCTTATATCATAGTAAGATATGCTTATATCATAGTAAGATATGCTTATATCATAGTAAGATATGCTTATATCATAGTAAGATATGCTTATATCATAGTAAGATATGCTTATATCATAGTAAGATATGCTTATATCATAGTAAGATATGCTTATATCATAGTAAGATATGCTTATATCATAGTAAGATATGTTTATATCATAGTAAGATATGCTTATATCATAGTAAGATATGTTTATGCTTATATCATAGTAAGATATGTTTATATCATAGTAAGATATGCTTATATCATAGTAAGACATGCTTATATCATAGTAAGATATGCTTATATCATAGTAAGATATGTTTATATCATAGTAAGATATGCTTATATCATAGTAAGATATGCTTATATCATAGTAAGATATGTTTATATCATAGTAAGATATGCTTATATCATAGTAAGATATGTTTATATCATAGTAAGATATGCTTATATCATAGTAAGATATGTTTATATCATAGTAAGATATGCTTATATCATAGTAAGATATGTTTATATCATAGTAAGATATGCTTATATCATAGTaagatatgtttatattatagtaAGATATTTTTTGGTAAAACGGTAACTGATATAGTAGTACATTTTCTGATAGAATGCCATATTCTGTTTGCTGAGAGTGATCTAAGCCTGGAAATCACTGTTACATGTtacattttgtaacattttgttACATTTACGAACATGAGTGAAACtgaccaaacaaaatttatcctTAACAGACGATTACAAGATATCGATTTGTCAGACGAAAACTGGAcagaaatgatgaaatatatcTCAAAATTGATACCACAAATGTATGCAAAAAATGATGAACATTTATAAATGACTGATGAATCTAAGAAACAACTAGAATATGAACAATCAGTAAACCAGACATAACGTAGCAACGTTGCTTGAACATGTAAATATTAACGTTCAAGTATTTCACTTGAATTGACTCTACACTGCATTTTTTCTTATGTTTCTTGCTGTTGTAATCTCATAAAGATGAGGAAAAAAAGaatatctatctatctgtatatatcatagtaagatatgttaatattatattacatttcaGAGAAATGTCCGGAAAAGGGCGTTTTGACATAGTTTTTTATCTTCATGTTATATTTCCTGATTTATTTCAAACTATATGTCGTAATGAATCCTTTCTTTACATGATTGACGTGATAACTTTACTATTTAATGCAGAATTTGATTGTTCTTAAACCATAAATTCATTACCATCACTATTTAAAATGTAGCATTTGTTCGCTAAGCTCGTGAACGTTTAAAGggaaaatgttgcaaaacatgGTAAGTATCAAATTATGAGATGAAAGTAAACAATGGGAGGCAATAAAAATGACCATTTTAAAGAAAACTGAAGCTATTCATTACTGCCATATAGGTAAAACTTAATGCTAATAGCTTTCTGGAACATTGCAGTTTATTGTAATATTGGACTGTCTTTCACTATGTAAgcgatttgtttaatttatgtGTACAGACTGTCGTGTTCCCCTCACAGATAACAGCACAGAACGAAAACACAACGCCTGTCATGCCATTACTCAAACTAAACAAAGCTGTAACTTTGCTAACCGTAAAGAGTACAGATTGTGTGTCTACATTGTGATATGTCATTTATCAGTAATAAATCACATCACAGACGGGACAGCACACGTATTCTACCTGTATGACTGACCTATAATCGATATGGGTTCATATCCATCGTCTGATCATGAGATCCACGGTCGATTGCACTACGCTACACTACACTAAACTACGCTACACaacactacactacactacgctacgctacactacactacactacactacactacactacactacactacactacactacactacactacactacactacactacactacactacactacgctacacaacactacactacactacgctacacaaCACTACACTACAATACACTACACTGCACtacactacactacgctacacaacactacactacactacactacgctacactacactacactacactacactacactacactacactacactacactacactacactacactacactacactacactacactacactacacttCGCTACGCTACACaacactacactacactacactgcactacactacactacgctacacaacactacactacactactactactacactacactacgctacactacactacgctacactacacactacactacactacactacTACGCTACgctacactacactacactacgctacgcTACGctacactacactacacacaacactacactacactacactacgctacacaacactacactacactacgctacattAAACTACACTACACCACACCACTTCgctacactacactacactacactacgctacgcTACACTACACTACATTACGCTTCACAACACTACACTTCACTACACTACATGCGCAGCGTATCGTATATGTATAGTGCAATCAATCGTGACCCCTACGACgccaattcaattcaattcaattaatTCTATGCCGTTGACCTTACGGTCCATAAGTGCAAATAACAACATGtcaaatacacaatttatattacaaaagagATGCAGAGTGATTCATACCAAAGATATTAAATTTCCAGCCAAATATCTCACCTGGCTCTGACCTTTTCTCAAAaccaaaatgaataaattagccagtattttgtatttttcaatgTTAACACTTAACAACTAAACTAATCTAAAAACACTTGGTCTTCTGTAATAGTATTTCTCAATATACGTTTGAtgtaaatcaacataaaatggaCATTGTAATAGAAAGTGATATTCATCCTTAAGTTCATTTAATCacatatacacaatatattCTATCGTGTagtatttattcatttatttatttttgttctttttagttCAAACATACGTTATTGTCAATACAAATGACAAAAGGATCAGGCAAAGGTCATTACAACTTATATAAGACTTCTCCTAACAAGCAATGACGAAACAGGAGACAATAGTCTTAGACAATACTGATAACATTAATACAACAagaatttttttaatcaaaagcTTTTACTGGAATTTAGAAATTGATGCACGTGGACTATAAATACTTAGGTTTATATGATCAGCATATGGCTCGTTCccacatacatgtagtaaaacttTTAAGACATAAACATTCAAGTTTCGAATGAAATAATTCTATTATTCACATACTTACTACATTGGTAGAAAAAATGATAGGCCCTCTCACACTTATGACCATAGATACAATTTAGACTGTTGGTGAGGTTTACACGAAATAAGTCAAAATCTAAATGGCTAAATCGATGTCTTAACTTTGTATGTACATAATTGTAATTCTGTCTCCAAAATTGTAATAAGCTGGACATTCTGTATTTGTTATTGCTAATCAtgctttttggattttttgttagttttatttgcttgttttttgtttttttgttttttttttgttttttttgtactttataATTTTCTATTCTTTAGTTTTTAGTAAATAAGGCTGTAATTAAGACTATTGTTTAACATTTCTATATCATACTCTCCCTGGTTTTTTATCTAATAGCCTTTACCCGATACGAGTATAGTATAAATCAAAGTTATATTCACAAGGGTATAATATACTTCTATACAGCATCGTGTGTACTCATCTTCTTACATAACTATAAGACGTTTGTGAATTGAAACATTACATTATTGTTGTCATTTTCTGTGCTTCCAGGTGGCTCCGTAATGGGTAACAGATGTTTCTACGCACAAGGCATCAACAAACCAGTGAACATCTCATTGCCGGCAAAAACTGACTTCTTGTTCCAAGGCAACAGCTTCCCGATCTGGGTGATCAGTACCGACTATGAAGGCTACGCGGTTATCTACTCATGCTGGAACACTGATGTAGATGGCGCTTGTACACCGGATAGCTCCTACGTCACCTCCCTCAACAGGGTCATGGAGGGTCATACTACCGAGGAACTGAGGAAGGTCGAGGCCGCCAGCTCCTATGTTTGTGTTCCACCTGATCTACTTCGTCCTGTCATCCACGACGGCGGATGTTTCTTCAACGCCACCGACTTCCCCTTGCAGGAATTAACCATCCGTAATGACATCTACACCAATAATAACAACTTTTCCCCCATGATTTGATGCTTTAACATATAATTGTAATGCAGAAATGCGGTGGTCAATTAATACGCCTTTTCCGgaatacaacattcagtcagtttagTCATGTGATCACCACGTGACTTTATTTAGGGCACATCTGAAATAAATTGGCGGCATGTATAATAGTTGTACACGACTGGAAGATTACACATTATGACATTAACATTGATTATCAAaacattatgtattaaatataatcgaaatatgcataaaaattgaatttagacaCTTCATAAGGAAATGATAATGAAGCAGTTGGAAATCAAAGGTATCTGACGTCAcactcacaaatatttcataacttaccttgataatttttttttttcaaaaataaataacaaataagaaacacaaaacataacagtttaTCTTAGTTCCGTTATCGAGCAAGTATTACCGACTATGACCTTTGCTCTGACATTGGTATTCTCTGTATATAAATGTCACCGCCATGACGAAAAATTGTGCCCTAAATTTTTCgcggtcacatgaccaaatcagcgttttctacctcctacctagaagagttccttgtatcccggaatcggcgtattAATGAATGTTACTCAAAAGTGAAAGTAGGAACATTTGTGTTTTGGGGTCATCCGAGGCATTGTGTGCTGTCGTATGTAGAGAAGAATGGCAGATGCGGTAATGTTCATCcactttaaaataatatatcaatatatggttGAGGAAAACGTCATTTAcaggattttaaaaaaatgatgcaCAGCATTTGGATGTGCTATGTACGACTTTTTTACCGTCTTGAAATAAAACAAGCAAAAACCACGTGTGTTCGTGTTAAGTTATGTAAATTGTAGTCTATCTGAGCCATATGAATACTGTAATCCGCATTATACTGTGTAAATAACTTCTGCCTTTATTGTGGGAATCCGCCTTATACCGTGTAAATAACTCCCGCCTTTATTGTGGGAATCCATCTTATACCGTGTAAATAACTCCCGCCTTTATTGTGGGAATCCGCCTTATACCGTGTAAATAACTCCCGCCTTTATTGTGGGAATCCGCCGTATACCGTGTAAATAACTCCTGCCTTTATTGTGGGAATCCGCCGTATACCGTGTAAATAACTCCCGCCTTTATTGTGGGAATCCATCTTATACCGTGTAAATAACTCCCGCCTTTATTGTGGGAATCCGCCTTATACCGTGTAAATAACTACCGCCTTTATTGTGGGAATCCATCTTATACCGTGTAAACAACTCCCGCCTTTATTGTGGGAATCCATCTTATACCGTGTAAATAACTCCCGACTTTATTTTGGGAATCCGCCTTATACCGTGTATATACCTCCCGCCTTTATTGTGGGGATCCATCTTATACCGTGTAAATAACTTCCGCCTTTATTGTGGGGATCCATCTTATACCGTGTAAATAACTTCCGCCTTCATTGTGGGAATCCGCCTTATACCGTTTAAATAACTCCCGCCTTTTAAGTGGGAATCCATCTTATACCGTGTAAATAACTCCCGCCTTTGTTGTGGGAATCCATCTGATACCGTTTAAATAACTCCCGCCTTTATTGTGGGAATCCCCTTAAACTCCCGCTTTTATTGTGGGAATCCGCCTTATACCGTGTACATAACTCCCGCCTTATAAGTTGAAATCCGCCTTATACCAAGTAAATAACTCCCGCCTTAATTGTCGGAATCCATCTTATACCGTGTAAATAACTCCCGCCTTTATTGTGGGAATCCGCCTTATACCGTGTATGTAACTCCCGCCTTTATTGTGGGAATCCGCCTTATACCGTGTACATAACTCCCGCCTTATAAGTGGAAATCCGCCTTATATCGTGTAAATAACTCCCGCCTTTATTGTCGGAATCC
It encodes:
- the LOC138307926 gene encoding retinol-binding protein 4-like; this encodes MDLKLVMLACLCLTFSSSSGQQYQDCNIDRFRVQQNLNITRFSGHWYGISANREFNPVSGNMGSGTGGGGGGWGMFSGFNAGMPRQTPWANTRPIRNLHYHFEIIQNSNVTMKTLSSGSVMGNRCFYAQGINKPVNISLPAKTDFLFQGNSFPIWVISTDYEGYAVIYSCWNTDVDGACTPDSSYVTSLNRVMEGHTTEELRKVEAASSYVCVPPDLLRPVIHDGGCFFNATDFPLQELTIRNDIYTNNNNFSPMI